In Sus scrofa isolate TJ Tabasco breed Duroc chromosome 12, Sscrofa11.1, whole genome shotgun sequence, the DNA window cccaagggCAGTGGGCCTTGGGTTTCAGCTGCATTCCCTCCACCCCACTGCTATCCAGGGGTCCCTTCCAGCCTGGACAGCTGCGCTGGCCTCCTCGAGTATCTCACCACGGTCATCTTCAACTGCTCAGCTCAGCATGGGGCCGTCAACAGCGGCCAGGTGAGGATGCGTCAGACTTGGGGGGGACAGGGGAGGCAGCGGCGGGGGCGAGGGGGTGCAAGTCAGCTCACAGGAGGAGTGAGCCTAGCAGGAGCTCTGGCAACCCTGTGCTTACTGagttgtggggggcgggggggtgtgtgGGGTGGGTCCAGTTTGATTTCAGTGCCTGGATACCCAATGTTCCCACCACCATGCGGCTCCCCCCGCCTACCTCTAAAGGCCGGACAAGCCTGCTGGCCTCACTCCCTGAGGTCAGTGCCACATGCCGCACCCTTGTGCTCTTCCAGGGCTATCAGCGATGAAACCAAGGACATTGTAAGCAAGGCCTaggctggggatggggtggggtccTCAGGTTCCAGGAGAGCAGGTGGGGTGAGGACGGGCTCCTGGATAACAGATTACTTGGAGGGTGCACTTAGCAGCCTGGCTCCTCCGTGAGCAGAGCGTGGAATGGCCTGCTGCCGGGGTGTGGTTAGGTAGCATGGGTTCCTACTTCGCAGAGTTTGGAGTGGTCCGAGTTTTCAAAGGATGATGGCTTGGATGGTCTGGGTTCctaggtgggtggggctggggtggtgaTCTTTGTCCATGGATGGATTTCCTGGGGGTCTGATGTCCTCAGTGGTCCCGAGGTAGGGGCACTGCAGATGCACCAGAATCGCCTTGGGTTAAAAGATGAGGCCAGGGCATCCCGCGGTGGGGATCCCAGCCTTCTCTCCTTCTATCCCCAGCGGCGCTTGGGCACCTACCCGGACGAACACTTAACCGAGGAGGCCCCGCAGCGGAGCATCGCCACCTTCCAGAGCCGCCAGGCCCAGGTTTCAAGGGACATCCGGGAGTGGAACCGGGGCCTGGCGCTGCCTTACACCTACCTGGACCCCGCGGTGGTGGAGAACAGCACCGTCGTGTGAGCTGCGTTGCACCCCGAGCCCCAGCGTGCCCCCGGCGGCGCCCGGCCCGGCCCTCAGGCGCCCCCAGTAAACGCAAGCACGCAAGCACGACAGACCCAAGGCTTGCATCCGAAGTGATTTTATTGGAAAACAGGCGGggcgcggggggagggggcggcctaGATGGAGATGCTGTTCTCGATCAGCACGGGGTCCAGGTAGTAGTAGGGGATGGGGAGGCACTTGTTGCGCTGGCGGATGTGGTGCGAGATCTGGGACAGGCGCTGGCGGAAGGTCTCTATGCTCCTCCGCGGCGCCTCCTCCACGAAGTGGATGTCGGGGAAGTGGCCCAGGGGCCGCTGCGGGCACAGAATCGGGCAGCTGGGACGGAGCCGGCCCTGCCTCTCCGCCCCTCGCCTTCAGCAGCCttgccctctctgcctcctgcccttgACACCCCCTCTCGCGCAGCTCCCGCCTATGCTCAGAggttcccccgcccccaccggcACCCCGCGGCACCCTGTCGTCGGGCTCCCGGCTGAGTGTCCAGAGGACCAATAGGACGATGCACGTGGTCTTCACATCCGGCAACGTGTCCATGAAGGTCTCGTAAGTGGTCAGCCCCTTGGCCTGCATGGGTGGGTTCCGCATGGACGAAGGGAAATTGGGCATCCAGGCGGTGAACTCCAGCTGGAGgcggggtggaggaggggctcCTGGTCAGAGAGTGCCCCAGCCTCTCTGGCTTCAGTTGAGGCTGAGATTGAGGCTGGCACTCGGGCTGAGACAGGGCAGGACCCCGAGCCGATGGAGAAGAGCCTGATGACGGCTGAGGTTGGGGTTAAGGTGGGGGCTAGGAGCCAGGTTAGgtctgggcctggggcagggactggCGCACACAGGTACCTGCCCTGTGTTGACAGCAGCGTGGCTGGCAGAGCAGGTGTAGATGACGATGGTGACATAGCGGATGAGCTCAGGGACTGTTCGCAAGCAGGTGGGGAAGCCTGGGGGGAACGGGGGAAGGTGCGGGCAGAATCAGCCCTGCCCAGGTCCCGGCTGACCCACAGAGGGTATGACCAAGCCCACCCTGGACTTCTAACACACCAAGCTGCTCACGCTCCATTTCTCAGCCCACAAAGGTTTGTTTCCAAGCGGGGAGCCTGGGACGCCCTCCAGGTCTCTGCAGCGATGACCCGCCGCCCGTGAGCTCAGGCAGGGACCCGCAGCGAGCTGGGCTTTCTTTCCTAACCTCTGAGATGTCACTGCTCCAGGGGCCAGGGACGAGCCCTGTCAAATCCTCGGGTCATGAGCTGGCCTCCAGTCCACAACAAGACTTGCTCCGGCCTGGGGcacccaccccacagccccagccctgctgggtgCCCTGGAGCCCAGGCCCATACCTGAGCTCTCACGTCCTAGTAGACACTCCTTGAATATCTCCTGTACCCAGGACTGCAATTCCGGGTCACCCTCCACGGCTGCGTCACATGGGTAATAGTAGGTGATGATCTCTGTCACATACCTGACCAGGGGACATGGCCTCAGGGTgaaccctcccctgccctccccccccaccccgtgcttCTGCCACCTCCCCCTGGATGCCCCGGCCCTGGCTGACCCAGGGTGGCCCCAGGCCTGTGGGTGGGCGGAGGTGGTGGGGGTAGCTTGGCGAGGTCGGAACACACTCAGAGCACTAACGAGAGTCAGCTGAGGTCCAGGGGCCGCTCAGGCCCCGGCAGAGTCTGGCCGGCAGAGGCACGCTGGGGCCCCAGCAAGAAAGGGGCCCATCAGGCCTCCCAGGACCCCACCCAAAGCTTGAGCACATGTGTGACCCACACGCAGACCAGGCCCCTGGATGGCACCCCGTCCTCAAAAGCTCCCCAGGCCCAGGGTGTCCACCCTGAGTGCCACCCACTGCGGCCCTGACCTCACCTCTCCAGCGCGTCCCACACGGCCAGGCTGTCGTCCCGGTAATAATATCCTGGCAGGTCCTGAACCCCGCGTTGCACGAAGTCATTGGGGAGGTAGAGGCTGTCGTAGGTGAGCTCCGACAGAGCCCGCACCATCACCTCGGCAAAGCCCGCCAGGCCCAAGGACATGCTCTGTTGGGGACGAGGCAGACTCTGGAGCCACGGGGTCCCTGCAAGTCCTCCCCTCTCAGGCTCCACACGCGGCCTAGTATGTGCCTGCGTGACCACCCCCGACACGcgcgcacgtgtgcacacacacacacacacatacacacacacacagccaggaTTCTACACCCCTGACCGGCACACCCCGTCCTTGTAGACACAGCTCCCGCCTTAACGGGTCCCCTCCCTCCATGCCCCCTCATGACCTTCAGACAAGTGGGAAGTTCTGCTTTTAGTCTAACCGCAGAGGCCAGAACGGAAGCCCGCGTCTTGCCAGGGTGGGAGGTGGCAGCCTTACCCTGGCAGAGAGACCCCCCTCGTTAAGGAGAATAGCCCTCCCGATGCTGTTGATCTGGATGGTGTATCGGGTGTGAGGGACCAGGAGCTGCGAGGGGAGGAAGCAGGGCGATGAGAAAGGGTGGGCGGAAGTCACCCCCCAAGCACGGCAGCTCCCCTGCTTCTGCCACATCCGACCCCCTGCCTGACCTGGGGACATCCCCCCCCCAAGCTCACTCTCGTGGGTCCCCAGCTGCCTCCCCACGTCTAAGTGGAACCCAGAGCGAGCCCGATAGCTTTCTGAGGCCCTTTGGCTCCAGCCCAGACCTTGTAGAGGGGGTGGCACATGGGGAGCTGCCTCAGCATGGCCAGGCCAAAGGCCTCGGCGACAAGGTGGGTCTCCAGCAGGTGGGAGATGGCCTCGTGGCTGTAGAACTCGGCGTAGCGCACCCACGTCTTGGCCAGCAGCCAGTCCCACTCAGAGTCGCTGGGCAGGAAGATGGGGCAGTCGGGCCCGGGGGTCTGGctgagctgggggtggagggaaaaAGGGTCAGGCGAGAGCAGAGAGCACagacacagccccccaccccccaccaccgccCCGGCCAGGAGGCAAGCAGAGGGCATGCAGGGAGGAGAACTCCGCCCACACACTGCGGTCCCTCGGGTGCCCTGAGCACACCTGGGCCTTTTCTCCCACCTTACATTGCCTCCTGTTCTTCTCTCTGCCCAGAGTACCCCCGCCATCCCTTTCTCTACCTGACAGCTCCCACCCATTCTGCGAGAACTAGCTCAAatgctgcctcctgcctcctggagttccgctgtggctcagtgagaaaGTGAGGATGCttctttgatccctggtccctactcagtgggttaaggatccggcattgctgcgagccacagtgtaggtcaaagatgtggcttggatcctgcattactacgCCTGGAAGcccagcctgggacttccatgggggaaaaaaaaaaaaaaaaaaggctgcctcctctgagaagccagccttatcttgtttgttttctttttatggccacatctgtggcacacagaagtgccCACCCTAGCCCACTCCTgggctgcatcttcaacctgcagggcttgtggcaatgccggatccttaatccactgagcaaggccagggatcaaacccaaattctcacagagactatgttgggttcttaacccactgagccacagcaggaacgccaagCCTGTCTTATCTTACCCCAATGGCCACCATATTCAGCTGTGCAGGTTGCACACTGCACAAGGGGACCCAGACCCCTGGGGATTAGGGGGTCATTGAAATCTAGTCCACACTGGTCTACTAATGAGCCAGAAGCATCAGGGCTTGGCTgatccccaccctcaccccgagGGGTGCCTTTTTCTAATTTAGACATGATTGAGGTGGAGAGCTCTGGGAAAGACGCACCTCAGTTTCCCTTGCTGCCAGCTCAGACTCTCAGGGAAGCAGCTAAGTTTGATTAGTACAGTCTTTTGAGCAGAGGCCTGGCTCACAGCAGACTTTGGTTTATCAAGTAGATGAATGAATGGCATCAAAGAGACAAGCTTGAGCCTCCGAGCACATTCCCATCAGGCCACCTCTCTGCATATAGACACAGCACACCCACTCTACACACTAGGGCTTACACACGCATGTAACACACAGGGTCCCAACTTCATGCATGGGCATACAAGGGGCAGAACACAAATGTACACAAGTAGGGACCCTCAGGGACTTGGACCAGTGCTTCCAGCCAGGAACACACACCAGGCTCACCactagccacacacacacacacacaaataggaaCACATAAACACAGGTGCATTCTCAGATGTCCACACAGGGACATACACTCACATGGGCACACAGGCACACTCTTTCACCAGTGCACAGACAGGAACATAAGGTTCAGGCATgtacgcgtgcacacacacacacatgctcagaCAGATAGGGGTATACAAGTACACACACGGGCCCACACAGTCACCAGagtacacatacatattcatgCACACACGGAGCTCACACAGCCACCCCAGGCCTGCACCCCAGACACCTGGATGGCGATGGGCATCAGGTTCCCTTCCGGGCCAAAGTGCAGCAGGCAGAGGGGGGCGCAGTGGTGCTGCTTCCGGCCGTTGAGTTCAACCGTGGGGATGCCCTCCAAGATGCGGTAGTCTGCCAGGTAAATGTTCCCCTTCTGCAGGGGAGCGGCCATGGGTGGGCAGCTAGGCACCCATGCCGCACGCCTTGGTTGCAGGGTGCCCTGGCCCCCCAGGTGCTGGGGTTGGTCAGGAGCCGAGTGAGGGATGTGGGCGGGGTGGGACTCTACGGAGGCCTGGGTGGGAAAGGGAAgccgggcggggtggggaggctgggaggcggCGGAGGTCAAGGCCAGAGCGGGCCTCACCTCCAGCTCGGCTTGCAGGCACGTTCCCTCGCCCAGGAACGGGCCACCATGTCGTCTGTGACCGGGAACTTGTCTGGGATCCGCGTGCAGCGGCGGAGCAGGCCCGGGTTGACGCCATTCAGGTACTGGTACCCAAAGAAGCTGTCCTCTGTCCAGTGCTCGGACACGTACTCTGGGGGGACAGAGCGGGGGCGTCACGATGCGACCCGATCCCCTctgggacagagaaagagagcGCACTTCCGAAAAGACTCGGGGAGGAAAACCCAGCCCCCCAGCCTCGGGTGGTGCGGCCCGAGAGGCTCGGGGCGGCGTTTATCAGCGGCGCCGCCAGAGGGCGCGCCCGCCCGTGCGACTTCCTGCCTCGGGTTCGCGCCGCAGGCCCCCGGTTCCCGTCGCGGTCCTGCCTCGTGCGCGCCGCTCCCGCCAGACATCGCCCGGCTCCCCCGTGCTTAGGTCAATTCCCGGTGCCCCACCCCATACCGGTGACAAGAGACTTGTTGGTAGGGAAAATTTTCTTAATGTCCTTCAGTCTCTTCCACGACCGTGTGCAGTCCACCAGGCCGCGGAGTTTGAACGCCAGTGCCCTACGACAGGGGATTCGAGGAGGGGCCGTCAGAGGGGCTGGGCCGTGCCCTCTGGGACGGCGGTAGagctgcccgccccccccccccgcaccggGTCTCCAGATCTCTGAGTCTGGGGGGGCCCAGGCACAGCGGCAGGGCCTTTCTGTCAACAGGGGTCTGCGTGTCACCTCTCCGATTCCCTAGGCCTGGCTCTTCCGCTCCCTCTGCCCTCGTGGTGGTGTAACCTCTGGGGCTGTGAGGGAAGCGAGCAAGGAGCAGGGGGAGAGGGACAGCCTAGCCTACAGGACCCCCCCCCCGGCCCTCCCACACACTCACGTGGGGCCCAGGCGGTAAAAGAAGGAGGCCGTCTTGAGGAAGGAGAAGCGGAGATTTGAGTTCAGGAACTTGGTGGCCTTAAAGTTGATGAGAATCGGGAATCCTGGGATGTAGCCATTCCATctgtggggagcagggcagggctggggcccggCCTctagggcagggcagggggcgaGAAGGGGCAGAGCCGACGGCCCGTCTTTGGGGGACCCCAGGCCAGCCTCAGGTCCTTACTCGGGCCGGTTAGGGTTTCGGCGGACAGGAGGGCGGTAGCTGGGGATGTGCACGTAGTTGGGCAGGCCGGGAACGAAGACCCTCCAGCTGCAAAGAGAAGCCGCGATGGTGGGCCCTGGTGGCCACACACCAGGCCAGGGCACAGCGGGCACAGGCCCCCGGCCTCCCGCAGCCCCTGTCGCCCTCCCCTCACCGATAAAAGTCCTGCTTGGCTCTGAGCTCCTCCTTTCGGTGCTCCAGAAGGATCGGGAGTGTGTCATCTGCTGTTGTCTTTCCTGTAGGGAGAGCAGTAATGAGACTTAAAGTCTTTCCCTGCCCCCTCATGTCCCCACCCAGGCATCAGAATTCAGCTTCTGTCCCCAAGGTCAGCTCCCGGGAGGGGGGGGAGGGCTCACGGCCAAGGATGGGGAAGGCTCACCCTGGGAAAGAGGGGGTGTGTGTCCTCCCAGAAACTCAGAGGAACCGCCCTCCTCCCCTCATTCTGCCCCCTCAAGGGGGGGCTCTGTTCCAGGGAAGCCCCTTCTAGACCCACAGAAACATGAATACTGAACGGTCATTTAGCACTTACGAGGTACCCGTCACTTTCTAAACACTTTGCTCACGtcaaatttaatttaatctgCACACGAACAACCTTCAGAGGCAGGTGGCTATTATTACAGGCCCGCAGTCCAATCTCCACAATTCCAAAACCCAAAAGGTAGAGAAAtcaagtttgtttttctctcaaagTAGGCATAAATTCCTTAGCCGACAGAACTTGCTCTAAGAGGAACCTGAGACTGTGTATGATCTTTATTGAACTCCCTTGGTGAAACTACTTGGCATTTTTGCTGCAGAAATATTAGTATATTTGATTTCAGAGTGCCCTGGTGGTTGTCTCACATAACACAGGGGGAGCGTCTATAGAATATATAAGCATGTATGAAGATGCGTATGTGTCTATACATATGGGAGCTCCCCCCTTAGCCAGAGCTTCACTTTTCCCAGTTGCAGTTCCCTTCGGTCAACCTCTGTCCAAAAATATtacatggaaaattccagaaataacaTTGGCATTTCATAGGTCCTGCTGACATAGATTCTGCCATTAGCTCAGTTTTActgatgaggacactgaggcgtcaaagaatttgaaaatgcgCCCAGAGGTCCAGGAAGCGATGGAGCTGACATTCATATCCAGGCCTGTCTCTCTGCAGCGTCCTGGCAGGTAGTCTGGCATTGCCTATCCTTTTCCTTCAgggccccctctcccccacctccctcagcTCACGTTGTGCTGGGGTGAACAATGCCCTCTGGAGTCGTGACCCACAGACTCAGCTCAGCTTTGTCCCCACGGTGGGAGCCCCACTCCTTGCAGGGCCCAACAAGTGACGCAAGTCTCGCTGCCCTGGTATTGCACGGCAGCTGCCCCACCCAACCCCATTCCTGCCCAGCCTCCCAGTGTCACCCTGCCTGTCCCCTCTTTCCATGCCACTCAGACCCATCCCCATGGGAGGATGCTTTGCACCCACCGGTGACCCTCCCctcaccacccccgccccccacaatcAAGCCTTCCCTCTGCTCAGATTCCCCCCCCCGCCTCACTCCCAGGGAAAGCCTCTCAACCCAGGCaagtgagagaaggaagagagatggTCAGCTCTCTGCTCCTATCAGCCGGAGGGGCTCTCTCAGCCCCCCCCCTCCCATCCAGCTGGAAGGAAGCCGGAAGAGGCTCAGGTGGTAGATCCAGGGGGACAAAAGAGGACAGGCCTACAGTCCCCATGTAGCAGGTGCACATTATGAAGCTGAGTCGGGGAGTTCCCACggaggctcagtggtaaggaacccaactaggatccatgaggacttgggttcgatccctggccatgctcagtgggtcagggatctggcattgccgtgggttgtggtataggtcacaaacgcagcttggatcccgcattgttatggctgtggcttaggccggcagctacaactctgatttgacccctagcctggtaacctccatataccacaggtgtggccctaaaaacacaaaaaaaaagaaaaagaaagctgagcCAAGCACACCAGACAAGGGCTCTGGCAGGGGTGGCTGCAAGGAGCTTAGGCCTCAGGTCCCAGCCCTCTTCAATGGCAGCAGCCGAACCACTGACAAGCAGCTGGGCAGCCTTGATTGGCCACCTCAAAAAACACCAGCAGCCTGTCCCAGTAACAGAGCCTCCGACTGGCCTGCCAGGGAGCCTACTGGATTAAGGGGGGCCTTTTGGAGTGACACTGAGTCCTATTAAAGTTATAAGGTGTCCCTTCAGGGTGACTGGAAGCTAAGAAATGCTTCATTAGAAAACCAGGGTGTCACGATATGGTACCAGACCTCCTGTTCCAGGACCATGGAGAGCTGCTGAACTAAAAGGGCTTCTTGAAGAAATAACAAGGCAGCAGCAGTTGGAATAATGGGTCATCCTATCAGAGATAACAGGGCCTCCTGTGGAAGTATCAGAATCCGCTGGAGTAACAGGGGGTCTTTTTGGAGCAGTAGAACATGCTACTTGGCATAAATAGGGCATCCTGTCAGAGTCCTGAGGTCTTATGAGAGTAGCCAGGCATCCTGGAGGCCTTAAGGGGAGGGCCGTAGAGGTGACAAAGAGCCCACCCTGGGGATGCTGTTGGCTGCCAGACCCCGGGGACCTGAGAGTAGCCCCATGCCTCATTCATTTGGGTTCCTCCAGGCTACGGTCCCGAGCTGGGCCCAGCAGGATGGCACTGACTGAGGGTGATGTGTGAGGGTGGCAGGTGTTCCCAGGCATCCCTGTGGAGCTGGCATCTGGCTGCTTGGGAGCCCAGGGTGGCTGGGCTGGAGCGAGGGGCTGGACAGTGTGGGCCGGGGTGGCGAGGGCTTGCCTGTAGCCTCCCGGAGTGCCAGGGTCTCGTAGCCATCCATCCACTGGTAGGCGGGGAAGTGGTAGATGCGGCCACTGGGCGCACAGATCTGTACGTAGTTGCAGTACCAGGAGTTCTTGGGAAAGAAGGAGTAGCGCTCCTTGTACAGGCGGATGATGATGAGCTCCCCCAGGTCCTGCTGGCACCGGACCGTGTACTCGTCCACCTGCGCGGGGCACAGAGCCGGCAAAGTGAACGCGCTCCTGCTGGCCCGGTCCCTCACCCAGGCCCGCTCCTGCTGGGAGATGCTCACCTCGCTGGGGTGGCCTGATTGTTGCGCTCTCCTCCGACCCCCCAGCCTGCCcgaccccttcccctccctctctccattctCAGCTCCAGAGgtcacctcctcccaccccctttcccccagTTACCTGAAGCTGCAGGCGCCACGTGGACCCCCAAGGGCTGGTGAACAAAAGGGTCAGCTGGAATccagcgccccctccccccaagtctCCTACAGTCTTAGAGCGGGCAGAGGTCCAGCCAGCCCCCTTTCCTCCCACTGATCAGTGAAGATGTGGAGATTGAGAAGATGGGGCCACCTAGAAAGTGACCTATTAAGGTCGCGTCGTAGCCGGTGGCTGGACCTGACTCCAAATCAGGCTGAGGGCTCCATCACAGAGCAGGCAGGTCCCCACGGGGCAGGCTGCTCTGATGCCTTGTAAGCCATGGAGAATCCAGTGTGAATTTAAGCCAGTCCTGCTGCAGCTTAATTTAGGAGGGATGAGTGAGAGGGGGAGAGAGCGGGACGAGGGAGAAGGGGCGAGAGGGTGTGGGAGAGGGCCGGCGGAGACGGAGCGATGAAGGGAGGGTGAGAGGGTTGAGCGATGAGGGTTGTGGGGTGTGTGAGGACAGAGAGGAGAGATGGAGGTGAGCCAAGGGCAGGGAGACGGATGAGGGATGGCCAGAAAGGGATGCGAGGCTACAGACCACAGGGTGGGAGAAGGCTGGGAGCCAGATCTGGGGTGAAGGGTGTCCGAGCCACCCTTGGAGCCCCGATGTTGTCAGACCTCCCCTTCAGGCAGCTTCCTCCCTGCGTGCCTCCATCCCTCCCCGTGCTCCCcagacactcacacacatacactcacacatactCACCGCACCCGTTGCAAAGTCTCTCCCAAAGTGGTTCAGCAGCTGCTTATGGCTCTCTCCTTGGGTCCCCACAATGGTCAGAGAGATGGAGTCCGTGGTTCCCGACAAGAGGTCGGTACCCGTGGCCACCTTGACTTTGTAGGTGGCCATGGTTGCTCttcaggaggcaggaaggggacTCAATCGCAGACACCGGGAAGGGGGCCACTCAGAGGGGCCCAAGCCAGGAAGGGGAAGTCAGACACGGGGAGGAGTGGAAAGGCCAGCCTCCCGAGGCAGCGAGGTGAAGCAGGGACCCAGAGCCTGGAGAAGCTGCTGCCCTTGATGGCGGGCGGGCCCAGGATGGGCGCAGGACAGGAGCCgggctggctggggtggggccgTGCTCTGGCTGGTGAGCAGGTATCTGGGCTGCGAGCCCTCTGGGAGCTGGCagggaggaagagcagggagGGCTCTGGCCCTGCCTCTGAGAGAGGGCGGGTGGAAGATGCCTCGATTGAAGGAGGCTTCAGGGTGGGGGAGCCAGTCCAGCCTGAGCCTGAGCCCCAGGGAAGTTGGGAGAAGGGGCAGGGCGAGGCCCTAGATCTTTATCAGCCTAATAGGCTCCTTCCTTTTGCCCGGCCTATGGGCTGCAGCCCTGGGCATCCCTGCCAAGCAGGGCCACGGGCAGCGGATTACCTGCACTGGTTCTGGGGCCCCCagtgggtggggacaggggaggggactCACTGTCCAGCTGGCCTGCTGCCTTGCCATTCCTCTCTAGGGAATGGGGCCGATAGTGGCCACAGCAGAAAACTGGCCCATCcttctgccccagggcccagAACCCAGGCTGGGAAGAGTGGCGGGTGTCAAAGTTTGAATTTGGGGACCCAAGGGCACAGAGTCTCCAGGGAGAGATGGTTAGGGATGGGGGGGAGGGTATCTGTTGCTTCCTGCAGGGCTAGGATCAGCTGAGGAGGACTCGGGGTCAAAAACAAAAGTAGAAGACAGTTGGAGTGAAATTGGGGCCATAAGAAGTAAGCTAAAAATTGGATATATAATTTGTGATATAGCCATAACATAGACTCCTatccaacaattaaaaaaaaaaaacacacaaaggagttcccttagtggcgcagtggttaacgaatccgactaggaaccatgaggttgcgggttcagtccctgcccttgctcagtaggttaacgatccggcgttgccgtgagctgtggtgtaggttgcagacgcggctcggatcccgcgttgctgtggctctggcgtaggccggtggctacagctccgattcaacccctagcctgggaacctccatatgccgcgggagcggcccaagaaatagcaacaataa includes these proteins:
- the ALOX12B gene encoding LOW QUALITY PROTEIN: arachidonate 12-lipoxygenase, 12R-type (The sequence of the model RefSeq protein was modified relative to this genomic sequence to represent the inferred CDS: inserted 1 base in 1 codon) → MATYKVKVATGTDLLSGTTDSISLTIVGTQGESHKQLLNHFGRDFATGAVDEYTVRCQQDLGELIIIRLYKERYSFFPKNSWYCNYVQICAPSGRIYHFPAYQWMDGYETLALREATGKTTADDTLPILLEHRKEELRAKQDFYRWRVFVPGLPNYVHIPSYRPPVRRNPNRPEWNGYIPGFPILINFKATKFLNSNLRFSFLKTASFFYRLGPTALAFKLRGLVDCTRSWKRLKDIKKIFPTNKSLVTEYVSEHWTEDSFFGYQYLNGVNPGLLRRCTRIPDKFPVTDDMVXPFLGEGTCLQAELEKGNIYLADYRILEGIPTVELNGRKQHHCAPLCLLHFGPEGNLMPIAIQLSQTPGPDCPIFLPSDSEWDWLLAKTWVRYAEFYSHEAISHLLETHLVAEAFGLAMLRQLPMCHPLYKLLVPHTRYTIQINSIGRAILLNEGGLSARSMSLGLAGFAEVMVRALSELTYDSLYLPNDFVQRGVQDLPGYYYRDDSLAVWDALERYVTEIITYYYPCDAAVEGDPELQSWVQEIFKECLLGRESSGFPTCLRTVPELIRYVTIVIYTCSASHAAVNTGQLEFTAWMPNFPSSMRNPPMQAKGLTTYETFMDTLPDVKTTCIVLLVLWTLSREPDDRRPLGHFPDIHFVEEAPRRSIETFRQRLSQISHHIRQRNKCLPIPYYYLDPVLIENSISI